CTGGCCGGTACAGTGCCGAAAAACTCACCTGAAAACGTAGGCGCCGCCAGCAACAGTCTTGCGGCAGGACCGACACTTCCAAATCCCCACACAGGTGCGCTTCATCGTGTCCTACAAAGCAAACACAACACGAAGCACGTCAGTGCGAACTATGCACAAGGGATGAACACAAGCACCTTACTCTTTCTTTCTGCTCACCTTGCCACAGAATGTGCAAGTATACTTGGCATGCTGGGTTATTTCGATCTTCTTCGCCATTTTACGAAGAGAGGCACCATATCTGGTTCCATATTTGCCGACGATTCCGACCTTCTTAGTCCTCTTTGCCTGTGCAATGAAAGTGCCGGGGTTACTTGCCAGCGAAATGTAAACAAAAACCACAACACACAGAAAATCACTGAGCTTAAAAGAAGCTTGTATCCCTCTTAGTCTATTTCATACAAATTTCTAGCAAAGAGATAGTAACAGGATGGATTAATTGCGATTTAATTCAGACTTACCATGTTTCCTTTGCCTGTCGGAAACGACGCTAGCCGTAGAAAAGGGTGGATAAGGTACGCTGTTGCTAGACGCTGAGCTATTTTACGTCAAAGGCATCAAAGGTAGTACATGTAGCTGATGTAGCTATGTCGTTTCAAAGTGCCACTGCAAAACAAAATTTAGTTTTATTTTTACAAAATATTTTCATTCAAACCAAAAAGAATATTTTTGATGTCTTGAGGCGAAACAGGTCAGAGCGAGCGTGAAAGTCATATGCAGCAGCCGAATCGAGGTAAACAGCACGGACATCGTCTACTGCTATAAAGGACGGAGCCGGTTTGTGCTTACCTGAATTTACTTCCTGGAGTTTATTCGCTCTTTGGATTACAAGAGAAGCATCATGAGTCTCGACGAGGTGAGGTGCTAAAGCGACGCTTAGTACAGTTAGTTTCAAGTACAATCGAAAGTACCGTCGTTGGATTATTGAGATGTGTGATCCGGACTATGTCCCCTGCATTCAAACGGGATTACATATTCGGCGTCCTGCCGCACGAGTTTCAGGAAAATGTGTAGCACCAATGCTTTATTCATATATGTTGGTTGACTAATGGTCCCCTTGTACAAGTTCATATGTGGGTGCAAATGTACAGCTGCACGAGGTTTAGTGCATGGAGCCGGAGACAGATAGAGATTTTTATTTATCGTGTGAGCGGGGCGTTGATTCAACGCTTTCTGGGGTCaacaggaggaagaaatacacGGCTACTAGAGTCGAAATGAAGGTTTTTATGCTGTGAATTTCCTCTTGCATCTCTGGCTAGGCCTGCTAGCAAATGCGTGGAAATTATACTCCTCATTTCAGAGCACCCACAGCGAAATAAAAAGCGAAATAATTCCGAAGTGAGTAGAACAGGGTTTTATCGGCTTATTTTACTTTTAAACCTTCCCATTCATCGATGACGGACTGGATCAGCTGAAATTTGCATCAATGTTTTGTTTTCAATTTCAGGAGAGCCTTGACGTTGTAAGTGCAAAGAGGTTTCAATGCCTCAGCCTCTACTGGATGTTCTTATCCCCACCATTCATCAGCGCGCAGTAGCCGGGTTTTATCTACGACTAAAAGCACGCGTTGTGGTATATCTAGCGATTGCGGTGCTATTTTAACGATGTGCATGCATTCTCTACGATTTTTCTCGTGCGTTCCCCTTCTAAACATCCAGTTTTCTGTTTTTTGCATGCCCAATTTTTTCCTTGCCACCGCTACACGTTCCACGTTTTTTCTTTCGTTTCGTTTTTTTACTCTCGGCTTTCTATAAATAGTGCTGGTGGGTTAGTGCCAATTATGTCCTTACAATGAGACACTGGTTCGGAGTTAgagcttcacttcacttcacttcactttaataccttaaaaaccctcgttagagggtattacataaggggtggggcacacagaaatgaaaaacagaaagactaaacagataagttgaaagttatacaaatataagattatcactaagcaagtacacgcgtgatttcttcgatgaacaatgattggcatgcgatttttttttttttccccattgcAGTGAGGGGTTGAAAGTCGCTGTTTACTTGTGCTGGCAACTTAGTGGTTTGCCCTGGAGCATGATACGCGGCACTAAAGTGGTTTTTCTTGGAGAAAAAGAACAGCATCAGGAAATAATCCGCTTTTGCGCACGCGCCTTTTAAACGCACTTCGTTGCGATTTGAAGACCCCTTCTCGGTCTGCATGGCGTACGAAGGAAGTATGAATCTTGCTTCTCTGACCCCGCCTTTTCGGCGCCGCAAAATGGAGCGCGTAATGGAGAGCTGCTTGCCGAGCTTAATGTTAGGGTGACGATCCTCCTCGCAGAGGTTCAACAAGGCCGCCGAGGACGTGAAGAACCTCAAGGAGCGCCCGTCTGACGAGGAGCTCCTCGAACTCTACGGCCTCTTCAAGCAGGGCAGCATTGGCGACTGCAACATCAGTAAGTCTAATTCTTGTTTCTTTCCCTTAATTTCTTCATTAACAGTCGATCGACAGCTGCAAGGATAGCACTGTCACGGACGTGAACGTTTTCCTCGGTAATTAAAGCACACAGTTTTTCGTCTGCTtcccctccatctttttttttttctttttcgaactGACACGTACTAGCCACAAGGTTTCTTCCGGAGTTTCTGGTTAATGGAGATCGGCTTGTCTAGGTCCCAAAATGCTTTTTATTCACACCACTCCTCGCTCTCTTCATGGCATCTAAGGCACGAAGGATAAGCTTGTTGAAGGGGACAGCCAGCGGGGTGACGCCTACTGCCCCCTTTCCTGCCTTGCTTAAATGAGAAGGGGGCTCAGGGGACGGAAGAAGAGCGGTAGGAGGGGCAATACCGTAAAGTCTGCCCGTCGCGACGAATAAGAATCGTCTGCGCACCCGAGGCTCCGCTCTGCCGGCGCCGGGAAATGGCGTATTAGATCGGTTCGGCCTGGATTTTGAATCGACACGCGTTCTTTTGCCTCTTTCGGCTTTTGCAGCTGTcgatcaagaaagaaaaaagtaaacgTGTTGCCTGACACAAATGACGGGATGAATGGAGAACGGCTCTGCAGAACGTTCGCGGCACCGTGCAGCACTATAACCGTGCGCGTTTCTCAAATCTTGacttttctgttttcttcttttttttttgcacgtttcGTTATGCCGAAGACCCGATGTTACTTACGAGCAGGTTTTCAAACAAGATTCAAACGAGTCGTCTTTCGTACCTACAGAATACTTGCACAGCTGGCCCTGGCCTGATGTATGTGACATACAGACGGCGGGAATGGATACCTGTTTTTCCGTTCTTGTTCTCACTTATTTTTTGCTGGTTCTTTAGTGCTATTTTAGCCCTGCACGCTTTGCGCCCTTTCTACATTACTCTGTTattttctttgtccttgtctcctAACTTTCTCGTATTCGAAAAGCTGACATTTCGAGTTTTATACCCTGCTTTTTGTGCGCTGTAGGAAGTCggcttttttgttattatttattCTTTCCAAAATCGCACATTTCGTTTTGCCCTTGCTCTTGCTGAGTTGGGTGTGAATTTCTACACGCAACAGATACAGTTGGTGCGTATTTAGAAAATAGCGCATTGCAGCCTCTGCTGATTATGCGCTTTATTTTGCGCATAGttgttgaaaacaaaaaaataaaagaaaagagacGCGAGGAAGCACGAACTTCATATCCAGGCCAGTGTCAAATAGAGCAGCGCACGAAAGTCTGCACAGACGTTGTGGCGCGAAGCATCAAGCATGCGCCGGCGTTCGTAGTTTGCTAAGCACGACACGTATAGGTGTTAGCTGTATCAAAGGAACACATAGTTGGAACTGTAAGGACCAAATTTGTTCATAATTCTGCACTGAACTTGAGAAGGCATTCGACAGACAATGCGTCCAGATGAAACTTGttcaaaaaaggaagaaaaaaaactaacaaaaactaTGCTTCTCTTTCATCAGCATAATCCTCCTCATTGACCAGCTGCAGCAGAAGGGCTTCTCCTAATGTCATACCAATCATATCCTATTCTTCGCTTTGAATCCATTGGAAGTATCTCATTCATACCTGGAAAGCGATCGTTGACTGCGCACGTATAGTGTGTTCCGTTTCGTAAAGCTACCTGCACCGTCGGGTACAGGAAGCTGCGAAATATGCGCCCGTATTTAAATTATTGTGTCGGAGTTAGATTACCACCGCCGCCACCCTGCAATAGTACCCCCGGAACACGTGTTCAACGCTGTCCTCCGAGCTCAGCCTCTGATAGTCCGCGGCCCATCAGGCGTGATTACATCGCGCGGTCGCTTAtcggcaaccccccccccccccccccctctcctctcctCTCCTCTCGGAGGCATCATCCTCGTTCTTGAGGCTCGCTGGGCACTCTGCCGTAGATGCCAGCCTCTGTGCACATCGAGATACACGCAGCACCCATTCGGGCATGCTTCGGTTTGAGCCAGGGATTGTACATTAGCATAACAGTTCCATCTGACTCTTCTGTTtttcagtccccccccccctttttttttgggggggggggggattggccacaGTGACACCACGCGGCCATTCCTCTTGCCATCGCTGGCCTTCAGCCAGGGGCGGAGAGGTAACACAAAGCGTGGAGTCGCATGAGCCAATCACAAAAAGCGAAAAACAACGTAATAGAGTCGAAGTGGAACCGTTATATCATAACGATCCAATACACGAGACAACAGCGCTTGTGTGGTATCCTGCTTTATGTTGCGTGCTGCGTCTTtttggagcttttttttttcttgtcctgtAAGATATGGGCCTAATTTAGTGTACAGGCTCTACACAAAGGTGGAAGGCCGGTACTTCATGGCGTCCCTCTTTCTTCTCTGCAGGCCAGCCCGGCATGTTCGACCCCAAGGGCCGCGCCAAGTGGACCTTCTGGAACAAGAAGAAGGGTCAGTCCTTCCTTCCCTCACGCTCTGCTATATCTCCGCCCTTTGATCCTTCGATTCGGCCGTTGCTTATCACTCGTCTTCAAGTGAGAGTGCGCTGCTCTGCTGAGCCGGCACTGGGCAGTACTTGAGCAGCGCTACTTGGCTGCTTCCGTCGCACTTTCGGTCtccgtgcttcttttttttttcttttatcctttGTGCCCAGTGAATGTCGGCGATCAATGTCCTGAGATTTCGGCCGCGGCGCGTTTCAGGTATTGGCAAAGGCTCTACCCGGGCTTCACAGCGAAATGACTACTGTAGGGCTCTGTCAGTAGGCACAGTATATATCCTGAAGCACGCCACGTCGCTCCGCGTGTTTGGGCTCTGCAGCACTCGGGGGTCAGAGATCTGGCGCCGAGCAATCTAATCTTTGGCACGCGGTGTACGCGTGGAGTTTCCCTCTTTCACCGGAACGTGATAATCCGTGTAGGAGATGCGGAAATGAGAAACTGGAAACCTTGAGTAACGCAGTGCGTTTGATGAGAAACGACTGTGCTTATGATATTGAAAGCATCTGAAAATCGTCTTTCGTGCGCAAGATGTTGGCGCTGAGGATCAATCTCTTCTGGGGAGTCGGTGGAAACGCGTGTTAGTATGTGCGAGCAGTCGCGAAAGGTTGTACCTTAGTTACGTGTACTCTCCAAATGCCGAAACGTCGCACCTTTTCAGGAGTAAGTGGTGACCTTGTTCTCGCCAACCTCAAGTCAGCAGTACGCGCAAGTCGTGCAGCGCTTATGGCATCCTTACAAGAGCACTTGCAGGCATTACCGAGTGGCGCACTGCGGTGATGTATCTTTTCCGCTGGTGGGAAAGGCGAAGAAGAAACATGTGTTCCTTTGAATGCCGAGCCGAAAGGAAAGATCTAAAGGATTTGATCCAGCGCCCGAAGCTTTGACGAAAATGGCGCGGCGATGAAGCGTATACAGATAGCGCACGTGTCTACCGCCGCCCCGTCCGCGGGTGAGCGGACTCTATTCACCGCGCTGATTGTGCGTGGAATGAGGATGCCGGGCTTTCAGCGCCCGACCTCGCTCGAGTTTATTCCCTTGTATAGATCGATACGGTTGTCCGCGGCGACGCATTCTTTACTGTGCGAACAATACCAGGCCTTCTttgatttctatttttttttttgctgttttcatgGGTTTCGAGTGAGTACGTTAGCAGGGAGTATACGCAATCTAATTTTCCCCGAAATGTCGACGGCGCCTGGGCCGCGCTGCGCAAATATCGGTACTCACCCTCGTGCGTATAGCGGAACGAAATGCAGTCTAGGAGTTTCACTCATCCTTTGGAGGTGAGCTTAATTCTGCAACCTTAATGCACTGCATAAGACTTTGTTGCAGAAACCAATAGTATTCTTGTGATATTTTAAGATGGTGCATCACATCGAGTGTCGTCGGGCGGTGACACTTGGGGTGTTGGCAGGAGTCTTTAAATATGTGGGCAAATgtcgaaaagaaaaacaaatacgaTGTCTggattctctccccccccccccccccccccctttccagaaCAGATCACGCATAGCGTAGCTATTGTTAGTTATCTATATACTTGGCATAACGTCGCTGTCCGCTTCAAATTCCCCCAGATCATGGAGAtgaaaaataaactaaaaattaTCCGCCCATATCTCGGCAGATGCGTAAATAAAGTGCCTAATCATGTCCGATTCGTATATACCGTGCGCCTAAGGTGAGCAATTGGAGACTTTACAGTGAGCCTTGGAGCACATGTGCAATGCAGAACTTGGCTGTGAAGTGCGCTTCGCTCAGGGCATGTGCGTCCTGTTCTCCTTTCGTGCTGTCTTTTCCGCGCTATGACCACGTTACCTTGAACAACCAGCTAGCCCGTACTTCCACTCTCGTTAGGCTCTTTACagcttttttccccctttttaaCAGGCCGCGCGGGTCTAATTATCTCCGCTCCCAGCGTAGCTCCTATGCAAACAAACATGAACGGTTGCCAAGGCTGTCCGATTGGCAGACTGACGGACCGACGTTTTCGTTTACAAACTTTGCACTTTAGTCTCGTAAAGGCAGCGTCGCCGTCGGCGTGGTATATTTCCACCGCAAACTTCCGCCTACTCGGGCTAGCCAATGACAGGGTTTCTGAAGTGAGTTCTGGCCGCAGGTGGGCCATGTTGGGCGTCGGGCAGGGAATGATGGGTGGTACGGATAATGCATTATCTGTGGTCACGCTATCAAAGTGGGCGGTCTTGTATACGGTGCGATGCAACTATCTTCGTCGCTTCACCGCTGCAGGAAAGGCGAAGGCggcttgcgcatgcgcaagctcTCGCTTCAGAAaatcgtttcgaaggaggcgTCTGTGCACACGCCCACTCTGTTGGGCGGACCGTGCGGCCGCGTATCTCTTGACAGCGATGGCAAGCCGGTGTAGACACTTGGGCTATAACGTAATACACTTTCCTGCCGTGCATGCAGAAGCTTGCACTtgtctttctttccctcttcagTACGATCTTTGTCCCCGTCTGTGTTTACTTTCGAAACTGTGTGCACCCACGTATATGTCTTGCAAATGTGTGCGCCCGGATGTCGAACAAGCGTATGTCGGCCACGCCGTTTTCATAACGCGGAAACTTGGCGCCGCATATGCGCGCGCTTTTCCTCCTAAACTTATAGCTGTGCCAGTGCGCTGTCGCCTTGCCCTTCTTTTATGTACACAGGCAACGAAAGCTCGCCACTCCGGTGATCGTTTTGGCACCGGCAGTCTCTTTTTCGAAGGAGGAAGTATTTTTGAACTGTGACGACACAGGTGTGCTAAGCGGTTCGTTGCGTTCAGCGCCGGTGTTGAAGGAAGCTGTACGCAGCCGGAATAGACGCGGCTAACTTCCTTTTGTCCACATGTGAATTAACGGTCGATGACCTTCGTCGCGTGAGTAATACAAGTGGTGCAGTGGGTTTGCCCTGCCCCGTTTCATTTAGCCATTCCAAATTTCTGCTGTATGACGTGGCCtcgaccggggggggggggggggggggggggggcagaattaTAAGGATAACTTCACAACTCTGTGCCCTAGTGAAATTTTTCGCTGTCTACTCGTCGTCTTGGTAGCCATTTCTAAGTTGCTTCAAAGAAGCGTTTTGCCATCGTGAGCTCTGCGAACCGCATGGTGCAGAAACCGGTGGCAAATTATGCCGCGGCCTCGCGATTTCGCGAACTGCTGCGCTTTTCCGCCAAAAATTCCGCGCGCTTTTAAAAGCGCGCAACCCTCGTTAAATGGAACGGCGGCGGACGTGCGCGCGCACATAAAAGGCATTCGCGGGGCGCGGGTACGCAGGTGCTCTCGGATTGTTCTCTTTGAGCGCACAATGCGCCCGTAGAGAGCTTCCTCAGCCTCCACGCAACGGGCCACATCTCCGCGTTCCACGACGGCGTGGAGCAGTCCGCTTGGAAGGGGAAGGCACCGTTGCgggcttctttctttcctccgaCCCAAATAGCGGCAGCCGttgaccccccaccccccctcgtTCCCCTTGGCGGGCTGCCCGAAGTTGTTTCCTTCCGCTTCGCTTCCACGCGGCCGCCGCCCGAAATGCCTCTCTCGCTGGACCGACGGTCCATACGACACGCTTCTCGGACTGTGATCGACTCTTCTTAAAGGAGTGTAGACACCTAACTTTTCGGTGTGTGTTTTCTTCTATGCAATGACGCGTAAAGCGCGTATCACCACGTGGtagtattctcctacgaccgctaaataagttatgatcgaatttctttctcgtgctgttccGGTTTCGATTttaacagccgaacgatgactgtgacgtcaaggtgtggttataggtcacgtgaggcatgaaaagactgctatataatcgctgcttctacattcgttgtcatactggctcttgaggaaggctggcttcagcactgtggTGAATTAAAaggatgaagcagcgattatatcgcagatcttccatgcctcacgtgacgtaTAACCGCACTTTTGATGTCAAAGCcttcgttcggctgttgaaaccgaaactgcatgaaagaaaaatCCGATTATAAAGTATTTAGCGGTcgcaggcgaataccacatggtgattcatgcatagtagtgtctttcGCATCATTGTAGAAAAGAAAACGTGCCACAAAAATGAGATGTTTATACCCCTTAAACTCACGGCGCATTGACGACGGTGTTACCTTCGTCTTGAAAAGATGTAACggctcactcccccccccccccgcccccccccttttttttttgttcacctgGAAGAGGTGACGTTGGAACTCGCGTAGCTGTGAaagtttccctgctgtgtgtgtgtgtgtacgcttaTAGTTTGTGAGcccagaaaacacacacacaagaaaataGAGGTCCGTTTAGATTCGTTTCTTTCGTGCTTATTttcgttttgaaaaaaaaaaaagaaagtgggagaCAAGACGAAAGGCGACAGGCCTGCCGTCAACTCGATTTCCCTGATACGCGGACCGTGGTGTACAACTAGTGTATATACAACCGAAATACCTTCATTAATGTTAATCGTAGCGCAGTAGTTGCATTAACTCATGTAAAAGAAAGCGCTCGGACAAAGGGCAGCGATACATACGCGCTAATTTGTTTAAACGAGTGATataacaaacaaagaaaagaatgaaatctGCAGTTAGCTACAGATCGATGTTACTAGGATACAGACAACCCCCGGTAATCTCGTGTGCAGCCACTTTTGCTGTCGAGGCTTGTTGAGAGAACAAGAAACAAATTTGGTTTTCAGTGTTTCGACCGGCTCTCTAGGGCGTGTATCTTGCTGTGTTTTTCAGGCATACCTACAAACGGATAGGCTTCGGCGCTTTAGCTGTTCGCATCGTTTCTCGTAGCTTTAGGGCACCACACATCCCTCCCTTTTATATTTTTTATGCTGTgtataaaaaacaacaacaacaaagaaatgaGCTGATTTCGCTCAACTGTTACGCGCATAACATTAGCTTTAGTTGTCGAGGCAAGCAGGGTTGTTATCATAGACGTGCCTTTTGTTTGACAGTCGTGCATGTTCGGTTTCAATTTTTCGAAGGTGTACGTCTTCCAGGGGCGGATCTTAACATGAACGTTTTTATATAAACCGAGATCGGTTTGCACGTCGCCGTCGTTGAGGAACTGCTGTGTCCAAAGGGATCAGTTTCACCGTCCTGCTACGAGACTACAGAGTGGCATTAGCCGTGACTGCTCCGGCGTCTGGCCCTCTCTCAACGCAGGGGACAGTCCCGTGCGGGCTTACTCAAACGAGTCGACTGCACGCTTTCGTATGCAAAGCCCGTGATCACGTAGAATTGTCGTCGCCTTATCTTGCTGGCCTGGATTTTCTCGAAGAGCATCTGGTTTTTCCGGCACGCGGTGTATGTTCTACCTGCGTACTGACTATAACTAGTGGCAAAAAGCGGTCTAGATTTTCCACGAACTGACTTCCTCGTTTGACGGCGACTTCGTCTATTCTCACGGAATCTCGTCACTTCCGCAGTGGTGCGTGAAGGCCATCGGTCGGGTTAgagctctcttctttctttttgcttgcgGGTTTCTTTGCCGTATCCGCGCTGATTGCCCGAAGACGTGCCCCCTGCGGCAGTCGCAGCAGCCACATGACGTCTGTGCGTCTGGCTTGCTTTTCCCGCTGTTTTAACGAAGCGCTCGACTGAACTTGCTGCGAACAGTCAACTGATCGGACGACAAAAAGTGGGTCATCGTTTCCTTTTCTGTATATTCGCC
The Amblyomma americanum isolate KBUSLIRL-KWMA chromosome 3, ASM5285725v1, whole genome shotgun sequence genome window above contains:
- the RpL37A gene encoding ribosomal protein L37A, with the protein product MAKRTKKVGIVGKYGTRYGASLRKMAKKIEITQHAKYTCTFCGKDTMKRTCVGIWKCRSCRKTVAGGAYVFSTTAAATVRSSVRRLRETRQQ
- the LOC144125515 gene encoding acyl-CoA-binding domain-containing protein 7-like — encoded protein: MSLDERFNKAAEDVKNLKERPSDEELLELYGLFKQGSIGDCNISQPGMFDPKGRAKWTFWNKKKGTSQDEAKEAYVKYATTLIEKYNK